In a genomic window of Sus scrofa isolate TJ Tabasco breed Duroc chromosome 4, Sscrofa11.1, whole genome shotgun sequence:
- the HSF1 gene encoding heat shock factor protein 1 isoform X13, protein MDLPVGPGAAGPSNVPAFLTKLWTLVSDPDTDALICWSPSGSSFHVLDQGQFAKEVLPKYFKHSNMASFVRQLNMYGFRKVVHIEQGGLVKPERDDTEFQHPCFLRGQEQLLENIKRKVTSVSTLRSEDIKIRQDSVTKLLTDVQLMKGKQESMDSKLLAMKHENEALWREVAGLRQKHAQQQKVVNKLIQFLISLVQSNRILGVKRKIPLMLNDASSAHSMPKYGRQYSLEHIHGPGPYTAPAPAYSGPSLYAPDAVASSGPIISDVTELAPSSPLASPGGSVDEERPLSGSPLVRVKEEPPSPPRSPRAEAAGPGHPSSIVETPLSPTALIDSILRESEPAPTASATLLPDTGGHPPSPLPTSAPEKCLSVACLDKTELSDHLDAMDSNLDNLQTMLSSHGFSVDTSALLDLFSPSVTVPDMNLPDLDSSLASIQELLSPQEPPRPLEAESSSPDSGKQLVHYTAQPLLLVDPGSVDVGSSDLPVLFELGEGPYFSEGDDYTDDPTISLLTGSEPPKAKDPTVS, encoded by the exons CCG AGCGGGAGCAGCTTCCATGTGCTCGACCAGGGCCAGTTCGCCAAGGAGGTGCTGCCCAAGTACTTCAAGCACAGCAACATGGCCAGCTTCGTGCGGCAGCTCAACATGT ATGGCTTCCGGAAGGTGGTGCACATCGAGCAGGGCGGCCTGGTCAAGCCGGAGAGGGACGACACCGAGTTCCAGCACCCCTGCTTCCTGCGCGGCCAGGAGCAGCTCCTGGAGAACATCAAGAGGAAAGTGACCAGC GTGTCCACCCTGAGGAGTGAGGACATAAAGATTCGCCAGGACAGTGTCACCAAGCTCCTGACCGACGTGCAGCTGATGAAGGGGAAGCAAGAGAGCATGGATTCCAAACTGCTGGCCATGAAGCA TGAGAACGAGGCCCTGTGGCGGGAGGTGGCCGGCCTGCGGCAGAAGCACGCGCAGCAGCAGAAAGTCGTCAACAAG CTCATCCAGTTCCTCATCTCGCTGGTGCAGTCCAACAGGATCCTGGGGGTGAAGAGAAAGAT ccccctgaTGCTGAACGACGCCAGCTCCGCACATTCCATGCCCAAATACGGCCGGCAGTACTCTCTGGAGCACATCCACGGCCCGGGCCCCTACACG GCTCCAGCCCCAGCCTACAGCGGCCCCAGCCTCTACGCCCCAGACGCTGTTGCCAGCTCCGGACCCATCATCTCCGACGTCACTGAGCTGGCCCCCAGCAGCCCCTTGGCCTCCCCCGGCGGCAGCGTGGACGAGGAAAG GCCCCTGTCCGGCAGCCCCCTGGTTCGAGTCAAGGAGGAGCCCCCCAGCCCACCTCGCAGCCCCCGGGCAGAGGCTGCTGGTCCCGGGCACCCGTCCTCCATCGTGGAGACGCCCCTGTCCCCCACCGCCCTCATTGACTCCATCCTGCGGGAGAGCGAGCCTGCGCCTACCGCCTCGGCCACCCTGCTCCCGGACACGGGGGGCCACCCGCCCTCGCCCCTACCCACCTCGGCCCCCGAGAAGTGCCTCAGCGTAGCCTGCCTGGACAA GACTGAGCTCAGTGACCACTTGGACGCCATGGACTCCAACCTGGACAACCTGCAGACCATGCTGTCGAGCCACGGCTTCAGTGTGGACACCAGCGCCCTGCTGGAC CTGTTCAGCCCCTCGGTGACGGTGCCTGACATGAACCTGCCCGACCTTGACAGCAGCCTGGCCAGC ATCCAGGAGCTCCTCTCTCCCCAGGAGCCCCCAAGGCCCCTCGAGGCAGAGAGCAGCAGCCCTGACTCAG ggaagcAGCTGGTGCACTACACGGCGCAGCCCCTGCTCCTGGTGGACCCGGGCTCCGTGGACGTGGGGAGCAGCGACCTGCCGGTGCTCTTCGAGCTCGGGGAGGGCCCCTACTTCTCCGAGGGGGACGACTACACAGACGACCCCACCATCTCCCTGCTGACGGGTTCTGAGCCCCCCAAAGCCAAGGACCCCACTGTCTCCTAG
- the HSF1 gene encoding heat shock factor protein 1 isoform X10 — translation MDLPVGPGAAGPSNVPAFLTKLWTLVSDPDTDALICWSPSGSSFHVLDQGQFAKEVLPKYFKHSNMASFVRQLNMYGFRKVVHIEQGGLVKPERDDTEFQHPCFLRGQEQLLENIKRKVTSVSTLRSEDIKIRQDSVTKLLTDVQLMKGKQESMDSKLLAMKHENEALWREVAGLRQKHAQQQKVVNKLIQFLISLVQSNRILGVKRKIPLMLNDASSAHSMPKYGRQYSLEHIHGPGPYTAPAPAYSGPSLYAPDAVASSGPIISDVTELAPSSPLASPGGSVDEERPLSGSPLVRVKEEPPSPPRSPRAEAAGPGHPSSIVETPLSPTALIDSILRESEPAPTASATLLPDTGGHPPSPLPTSAPEKCLSVACLDNWARAPQMSGVARLLPCPSSLHGRVQPGTELSDHLDAMDSNLDNLQTMLSSHGFSVDTSALLDLFSPSVTVPDMNLPDLDSSLASIQELLSPQEPPRPLEAESSSPDSGKQLVHYTAQPLLLVDPGSVDVGSSDLPVLFELGEGPYFSEGDDYTDDPTISLLTGSEPPKAKDPTVS, via the exons CCG AGCGGGAGCAGCTTCCATGTGCTCGACCAGGGCCAGTTCGCCAAGGAGGTGCTGCCCAAGTACTTCAAGCACAGCAACATGGCCAGCTTCGTGCGGCAGCTCAACATGT ATGGCTTCCGGAAGGTGGTGCACATCGAGCAGGGCGGCCTGGTCAAGCCGGAGAGGGACGACACCGAGTTCCAGCACCCCTGCTTCCTGCGCGGCCAGGAGCAGCTCCTGGAGAACATCAAGAGGAAAGTGACCAGC GTGTCCACCCTGAGGAGTGAGGACATAAAGATTCGCCAGGACAGTGTCACCAAGCTCCTGACCGACGTGCAGCTGATGAAGGGGAAGCAAGAGAGCATGGATTCCAAACTGCTGGCCATGAAGCA TGAGAACGAGGCCCTGTGGCGGGAGGTGGCCGGCCTGCGGCAGAAGCACGCGCAGCAGCAGAAAGTCGTCAACAAG CTCATCCAGTTCCTCATCTCGCTGGTGCAGTCCAACAGGATCCTGGGGGTGAAGAGAAAGAT ccccctgaTGCTGAACGACGCCAGCTCCGCACATTCCATGCCCAAATACGGCCGGCAGTACTCTCTGGAGCACATCCACGGCCCGGGCCCCTACACG GCTCCAGCCCCAGCCTACAGCGGCCCCAGCCTCTACGCCCCAGACGCTGTTGCCAGCTCCGGACCCATCATCTCCGACGTCACTGAGCTGGCCCCCAGCAGCCCCTTGGCCTCCCCCGGCGGCAGCGTGGACGAGGAAAG GCCCCTGTCCGGCAGCCCCCTGGTTCGAGTCAAGGAGGAGCCCCCCAGCCCACCTCGCAGCCCCCGGGCAGAGGCTGCTGGTCCCGGGCACCCGTCCTCCATCGTGGAGACGCCCCTGTCCCCCACCGCCCTCATTGACTCCATCCTGCGGGAGAGCGAGCCTGCGCCTACCGCCTCGGCCACCCTGCTCCCGGACACGGGGGGCCACCCGCCCTCGCCCCTACCCACCTCGGCCCCCGAGAAGTGCCTCAGCGTAGCCTGCCTGGACAA TTGGGCTCGCGCTCCACAGATGTCTGGGGTCGcccgcctcctcccctgcccctcctctctgCATGGCCGAGTCCAGCCAGG GACTGAGCTCAGTGACCACTTGGACGCCATGGACTCCAACCTGGACAACCTGCAGACCATGCTGTCGAGCCACGGCTTCAGTGTGGACACCAGCGCCCTGCTGGAC CTGTTCAGCCCCTCGGTGACGGTGCCTGACATGAACCTGCCCGACCTTGACAGCAGCCTGGCCAGC ATCCAGGAGCTCCTCTCTCCCCAGGAGCCCCCAAGGCCCCTCGAGGCAGAGAGCAGCAGCCCTGACTCAG ggaagcAGCTGGTGCACTACACGGCGCAGCCCCTGCTCCTGGTGGACCCGGGCTCCGTGGACGTGGGGAGCAGCGACCTGCCGGTGCTCTTCGAGCTCGGGGAGGGCCCCTACTTCTCCGAGGGGGACGACTACACAGACGACCCCACCATCTCCCTGCTGACGGGTTCTGAGCCCCCCAAAGCCAAGGACCCCACTGTCTCCTAG
- the HSF1 gene encoding heat shock factor protein 1 isoform X12 — translation MDLPVGPGAAGPSNVPAFLTKLWTLVSDPDTDALICWSPSGSSFHVLDQGQFAKEVLPKYFKHSNMASFVRQLNMYGFRKVVHIEQGGLVKPERDDTEFQHPCFLRGQEQLLENIKRKVTSVSTLRSEDIKIRQDSVTKLLTDVQLMKGKQESMDSKLLAMKHENEALWREVAGLRQKHAQQQKVVNKLIQFLISLVQSNRILGVKRKIPLMLNDASSAHSMPKYGRQYSLEHIHGPGPYTAPAPAYSGPSLYAPDAVASSGPIISDVTELAPSSPLASPGGSVDEERPLSGSPLVRVKEEPPSPPRSPRAEAAGPGHPSSIVETPLSPTALIDSILRESEPAPTASATLLPDTGGHPPSPLPTSAPEKCLSVACLDNWARAPQMSGVARLLPCPSSLHGRVQPGTELSDHLDAMDSNLDNLQTMLSSHGFSVDTSALLDLFSPSVTVPDMNLPDLDSSLASEPPRPLEAESSSPDSGKQLVHYTAQPLLLVDPGSVDVGSSDLPVLFELGEGPYFSEGDDYTDDPTISLLTGSEPPKAKDPTVS, via the exons CCG AGCGGGAGCAGCTTCCATGTGCTCGACCAGGGCCAGTTCGCCAAGGAGGTGCTGCCCAAGTACTTCAAGCACAGCAACATGGCCAGCTTCGTGCGGCAGCTCAACATGT ATGGCTTCCGGAAGGTGGTGCACATCGAGCAGGGCGGCCTGGTCAAGCCGGAGAGGGACGACACCGAGTTCCAGCACCCCTGCTTCCTGCGCGGCCAGGAGCAGCTCCTGGAGAACATCAAGAGGAAAGTGACCAGC GTGTCCACCCTGAGGAGTGAGGACATAAAGATTCGCCAGGACAGTGTCACCAAGCTCCTGACCGACGTGCAGCTGATGAAGGGGAAGCAAGAGAGCATGGATTCCAAACTGCTGGCCATGAAGCA TGAGAACGAGGCCCTGTGGCGGGAGGTGGCCGGCCTGCGGCAGAAGCACGCGCAGCAGCAGAAAGTCGTCAACAAG CTCATCCAGTTCCTCATCTCGCTGGTGCAGTCCAACAGGATCCTGGGGGTGAAGAGAAAGAT ccccctgaTGCTGAACGACGCCAGCTCCGCACATTCCATGCCCAAATACGGCCGGCAGTACTCTCTGGAGCACATCCACGGCCCGGGCCCCTACACG GCTCCAGCCCCAGCCTACAGCGGCCCCAGCCTCTACGCCCCAGACGCTGTTGCCAGCTCCGGACCCATCATCTCCGACGTCACTGAGCTGGCCCCCAGCAGCCCCTTGGCCTCCCCCGGCGGCAGCGTGGACGAGGAAAG GCCCCTGTCCGGCAGCCCCCTGGTTCGAGTCAAGGAGGAGCCCCCCAGCCCACCTCGCAGCCCCCGGGCAGAGGCTGCTGGTCCCGGGCACCCGTCCTCCATCGTGGAGACGCCCCTGTCCCCCACCGCCCTCATTGACTCCATCCTGCGGGAGAGCGAGCCTGCGCCTACCGCCTCGGCCACCCTGCTCCCGGACACGGGGGGCCACCCGCCCTCGCCCCTACCCACCTCGGCCCCCGAGAAGTGCCTCAGCGTAGCCTGCCTGGACAA TTGGGCTCGCGCTCCACAGATGTCTGGGGTCGcccgcctcctcccctgcccctcctctctgCATGGCCGAGTCCAGCCAGG GACTGAGCTCAGTGACCACTTGGACGCCATGGACTCCAACCTGGACAACCTGCAGACCATGCTGTCGAGCCACGGCTTCAGTGTGGACACCAGCGCCCTGCTGGAC CTGTTCAGCCCCTCGGTGACGGTGCCTGACATGAACCTGCCCGACCTTGACAGCAGCCTGGCCAGC GAGCCCCCAAGGCCCCTCGAGGCAGAGAGCAGCAGCCCTGACTCAG ggaagcAGCTGGTGCACTACACGGCGCAGCCCCTGCTCCTGGTGGACCCGGGCTCCGTGGACGTGGGGAGCAGCGACCTGCCGGTGCTCTTCGAGCTCGGGGAGGGCCCCTACTTCTCCGAGGGGGACGACTACACAGACGACCCCACCATCTCCCTGCTGACGGGTTCTGAGCCCCCCAAAGCCAAGGACCCCACTGTCTCCTAG
- the HSF1 gene encoding heat shock factor protein 1 — MDLPVGPGAAGPSNVPAFLTKLWTLVSDPDTDALICWSPSGSSFHVLDQGQFAKEVLPKYFKHSNMASFVRQLNMYGFRKVVHIEQGGLVKPERDDTEFQHPCFLRGQEQLLENIKRKVTSVSTLRSEDIKIRQDSVTKLLTDVQLMKGKQESMDSKLLAMKHENEALWREVAGLRQKHAQQQKVVNKLIQFLISLVQSNRILGVKRKIPLMLNDASSAHSMPKYGRQYSLEHIHGPGPYTAPAPAYSGPSLYAPDAVASSGPIISDVTELAPSSPLASPGGSVDEERPLSGSPLVRVKEEPPSPPRSPRAEAAGPGHPSSIVETPLSPTALIDSILRESEPAPTASATLLPDTGGHPPSPLPTSAPEKCLSVACLDKTELSDHLDAMDSNLDNLQTMLSSHGFSVDTSALLDLFSPSVTVPDMNLPDLDSSLASEPPRPLEAESSSPDSGKQLVHYTAQPLLLVDPGSVDVGSSDLPVLFELGEGPYFSEGDDYTDDPTISLLTGSEPPKAKDPTVS, encoded by the exons CCG AGCGGGAGCAGCTTCCATGTGCTCGACCAGGGCCAGTTCGCCAAGGAGGTGCTGCCCAAGTACTTCAAGCACAGCAACATGGCCAGCTTCGTGCGGCAGCTCAACATGT ATGGCTTCCGGAAGGTGGTGCACATCGAGCAGGGCGGCCTGGTCAAGCCGGAGAGGGACGACACCGAGTTCCAGCACCCCTGCTTCCTGCGCGGCCAGGAGCAGCTCCTGGAGAACATCAAGAGGAAAGTGACCAGC GTGTCCACCCTGAGGAGTGAGGACATAAAGATTCGCCAGGACAGTGTCACCAAGCTCCTGACCGACGTGCAGCTGATGAAGGGGAAGCAAGAGAGCATGGATTCCAAACTGCTGGCCATGAAGCA TGAGAACGAGGCCCTGTGGCGGGAGGTGGCCGGCCTGCGGCAGAAGCACGCGCAGCAGCAGAAAGTCGTCAACAAG CTCATCCAGTTCCTCATCTCGCTGGTGCAGTCCAACAGGATCCTGGGGGTGAAGAGAAAGAT ccccctgaTGCTGAACGACGCCAGCTCCGCACATTCCATGCCCAAATACGGCCGGCAGTACTCTCTGGAGCACATCCACGGCCCGGGCCCCTACACG GCTCCAGCCCCAGCCTACAGCGGCCCCAGCCTCTACGCCCCAGACGCTGTTGCCAGCTCCGGACCCATCATCTCCGACGTCACTGAGCTGGCCCCCAGCAGCCCCTTGGCCTCCCCCGGCGGCAGCGTGGACGAGGAAAG GCCCCTGTCCGGCAGCCCCCTGGTTCGAGTCAAGGAGGAGCCCCCCAGCCCACCTCGCAGCCCCCGGGCAGAGGCTGCTGGTCCCGGGCACCCGTCCTCCATCGTGGAGACGCCCCTGTCCCCCACCGCCCTCATTGACTCCATCCTGCGGGAGAGCGAGCCTGCGCCTACCGCCTCGGCCACCCTGCTCCCGGACACGGGGGGCCACCCGCCCTCGCCCCTACCCACCTCGGCCCCCGAGAAGTGCCTCAGCGTAGCCTGCCTGGACAA GACTGAGCTCAGTGACCACTTGGACGCCATGGACTCCAACCTGGACAACCTGCAGACCATGCTGTCGAGCCACGGCTTCAGTGTGGACACCAGCGCCCTGCTGGAC CTGTTCAGCCCCTCGGTGACGGTGCCTGACATGAACCTGCCCGACCTTGACAGCAGCCTGGCCAGC GAGCCCCCAAGGCCCCTCGAGGCAGAGAGCAGCAGCCCTGACTCAG ggaagcAGCTGGTGCACTACACGGCGCAGCCCCTGCTCCTGGTGGACCCGGGCTCCGTGGACGTGGGGAGCAGCGACCTGCCGGTGCTCTTCGAGCTCGGGGAGGGCCCCTACTTCTCCGAGGGGGACGACTACACAGACGACCCCACCATCTCCCTGCTGACGGGTTCTGAGCCCCCCAAAGCCAAGGACCCCACTGTCTCCTAG
- the HSF1 gene encoding heat shock factor protein 1 isoform X9: MDLPVGPGAAGPSNVPAFLTKLWTLVSDPDTDALICWSPSGSSFHVLDQGQFAKEVLPKYFKHSNMASFVRQLNMYGFRKVVHIEQGGLVKPERDDTEFQHPCFLRGQEQLLENIKRKVTSVSTLRSEDIKIRQDSVTKLLTDVQLMKGKQESMDSKLLAMKHENEALWREVAGLRQKHAQQQKVVNKLIQFLISLVQSNRILGVKRKIPLMLNDASSAHSMPKYGRQYSLEHIHGPGPYTAPAPAYSGPSLYAPDAVASSGPIISDVTELAPSSPLASPGGSVDEERPLSGSPLVRVKEEPPSPPRSPRAEAAGPGHPSSIVETPLSPTALIDSILRESEPAPTASATLLPDTGGHPPSPLPTSAPEKCLSVACLDNWARAPQMSGVARLLPCPSSLHGRVQPGTELSDHLDAMDSNLDNLQTMLSSHGFSVDTSALLDLFSPSVTVPDMNLPDLDSSLASVRRQAGEWVGVGGEQDPSPHALLPRQIQELLSPQEPPRPLEAESSSPDSGKQLVHYTAQPLLLVDPGSVDVGSSDLPVLFELGEGPYFSEGDDYTDDPTISLLTGSEPPKAKDPTVS; encoded by the exons CCG AGCGGGAGCAGCTTCCATGTGCTCGACCAGGGCCAGTTCGCCAAGGAGGTGCTGCCCAAGTACTTCAAGCACAGCAACATGGCCAGCTTCGTGCGGCAGCTCAACATGT ATGGCTTCCGGAAGGTGGTGCACATCGAGCAGGGCGGCCTGGTCAAGCCGGAGAGGGACGACACCGAGTTCCAGCACCCCTGCTTCCTGCGCGGCCAGGAGCAGCTCCTGGAGAACATCAAGAGGAAAGTGACCAGC GTGTCCACCCTGAGGAGTGAGGACATAAAGATTCGCCAGGACAGTGTCACCAAGCTCCTGACCGACGTGCAGCTGATGAAGGGGAAGCAAGAGAGCATGGATTCCAAACTGCTGGCCATGAAGCA TGAGAACGAGGCCCTGTGGCGGGAGGTGGCCGGCCTGCGGCAGAAGCACGCGCAGCAGCAGAAAGTCGTCAACAAG CTCATCCAGTTCCTCATCTCGCTGGTGCAGTCCAACAGGATCCTGGGGGTGAAGAGAAAGAT ccccctgaTGCTGAACGACGCCAGCTCCGCACATTCCATGCCCAAATACGGCCGGCAGTACTCTCTGGAGCACATCCACGGCCCGGGCCCCTACACG GCTCCAGCCCCAGCCTACAGCGGCCCCAGCCTCTACGCCCCAGACGCTGTTGCCAGCTCCGGACCCATCATCTCCGACGTCACTGAGCTGGCCCCCAGCAGCCCCTTGGCCTCCCCCGGCGGCAGCGTGGACGAGGAAAG GCCCCTGTCCGGCAGCCCCCTGGTTCGAGTCAAGGAGGAGCCCCCCAGCCCACCTCGCAGCCCCCGGGCAGAGGCTGCTGGTCCCGGGCACCCGTCCTCCATCGTGGAGACGCCCCTGTCCCCCACCGCCCTCATTGACTCCATCCTGCGGGAGAGCGAGCCTGCGCCTACCGCCTCGGCCACCCTGCTCCCGGACACGGGGGGCCACCCGCCCTCGCCCCTACCCACCTCGGCCCCCGAGAAGTGCCTCAGCGTAGCCTGCCTGGACAA TTGGGCTCGCGCTCCACAGATGTCTGGGGTCGcccgcctcctcccctgcccctcctctctgCATGGCCGAGTCCAGCCAGG GACTGAGCTCAGTGACCACTTGGACGCCATGGACTCCAACCTGGACAACCTGCAGACCATGCTGTCGAGCCACGGCTTCAGTGTGGACACCAGCGCCCTGCTGGAC CTGTTCAGCCCCTCGGTGACGGTGCCTGACATGAACCTGCCCGACCTTGACAGCAGCCTGGCCAGCGTGCGTAGGCAGGCCggggagtgggtgggggtggggggcgagcaGGACCCCTCACCGCATGCCCTCCTGCCCCGGCAGATCCAGGAGCTCCTCTCTCCCCAGGAGCCCCCAAGGCCCCTCGAGGCAGAGAGCAGCAGCCCTGACTCAG ggaagcAGCTGGTGCACTACACGGCGCAGCCCCTGCTCCTGGTGGACCCGGGCTCCGTGGACGTGGGGAGCAGCGACCTGCCGGTGCTCTTCGAGCTCGGGGAGGGCCCCTACTTCTCCGAGGGGGACGACTACACAGACGACCCCACCATCTCCCTGCTGACGGGTTCTGAGCCCCCCAAAGCCAAGGACCCCACTGTCTCCTAG
- the HSF1 gene encoding heat shock factor protein 1 isoform X11, translating into MDLPVGPGAAGPSNVPAFLTKLWTLVSDPDTDALICWSPSGSSFHVLDQGQFAKEVLPKYFKHSNMASFVRQLNMYGFRKVVHIEQGGLVKPERDDTEFQHPCFLRGQEQLLENIKRKVTSVSTLRSEDIKIRQDSVTKLLTDVQLMKGKQESMDSKLLAMKHENEALWREVAGLRQKHAQQQKVVNKLIQFLISLVQSNRILGVKRKIPLMLNDASSAHSMPKYGRQYSLEHIHGPGPYTAPAPAYSGPSLYAPDAVASSGPIISDVTELAPSSPLASPGGSVDEERPLSGSPLVRVKEEPPSPPRSPRAEAAGPGHPSSIVETPLSPTALIDSILRESEPAPTASATLLPDTGGHPPSPLPTSAPEKCLSVACLDKTELSDHLDAMDSNLDNLQTMLSSHGFSVDTSALLDLFSPSVTVPDMNLPDLDSSLASVRRQAGEWVGVGGEQDPSPHALLPRQIQELLSPQEPPRPLEAESSSPDSGKQLVHYTAQPLLLVDPGSVDVGSSDLPVLFELGEGPYFSEGDDYTDDPTISLLTGSEPPKAKDPTVS; encoded by the exons CCG AGCGGGAGCAGCTTCCATGTGCTCGACCAGGGCCAGTTCGCCAAGGAGGTGCTGCCCAAGTACTTCAAGCACAGCAACATGGCCAGCTTCGTGCGGCAGCTCAACATGT ATGGCTTCCGGAAGGTGGTGCACATCGAGCAGGGCGGCCTGGTCAAGCCGGAGAGGGACGACACCGAGTTCCAGCACCCCTGCTTCCTGCGCGGCCAGGAGCAGCTCCTGGAGAACATCAAGAGGAAAGTGACCAGC GTGTCCACCCTGAGGAGTGAGGACATAAAGATTCGCCAGGACAGTGTCACCAAGCTCCTGACCGACGTGCAGCTGATGAAGGGGAAGCAAGAGAGCATGGATTCCAAACTGCTGGCCATGAAGCA TGAGAACGAGGCCCTGTGGCGGGAGGTGGCCGGCCTGCGGCAGAAGCACGCGCAGCAGCAGAAAGTCGTCAACAAG CTCATCCAGTTCCTCATCTCGCTGGTGCAGTCCAACAGGATCCTGGGGGTGAAGAGAAAGAT ccccctgaTGCTGAACGACGCCAGCTCCGCACATTCCATGCCCAAATACGGCCGGCAGTACTCTCTGGAGCACATCCACGGCCCGGGCCCCTACACG GCTCCAGCCCCAGCCTACAGCGGCCCCAGCCTCTACGCCCCAGACGCTGTTGCCAGCTCCGGACCCATCATCTCCGACGTCACTGAGCTGGCCCCCAGCAGCCCCTTGGCCTCCCCCGGCGGCAGCGTGGACGAGGAAAG GCCCCTGTCCGGCAGCCCCCTGGTTCGAGTCAAGGAGGAGCCCCCCAGCCCACCTCGCAGCCCCCGGGCAGAGGCTGCTGGTCCCGGGCACCCGTCCTCCATCGTGGAGACGCCCCTGTCCCCCACCGCCCTCATTGACTCCATCCTGCGGGAGAGCGAGCCTGCGCCTACCGCCTCGGCCACCCTGCTCCCGGACACGGGGGGCCACCCGCCCTCGCCCCTACCCACCTCGGCCCCCGAGAAGTGCCTCAGCGTAGCCTGCCTGGACAA GACTGAGCTCAGTGACCACTTGGACGCCATGGACTCCAACCTGGACAACCTGCAGACCATGCTGTCGAGCCACGGCTTCAGTGTGGACACCAGCGCCCTGCTGGAC CTGTTCAGCCCCTCGGTGACGGTGCCTGACATGAACCTGCCCGACCTTGACAGCAGCCTGGCCAGCGTGCGTAGGCAGGCCggggagtgggtgggggtggggggcgagcaGGACCCCTCACCGCATGCCCTCCTGCCCCGGCAGATCCAGGAGCTCCTCTCTCCCCAGGAGCCCCCAAGGCCCCTCGAGGCAGAGAGCAGCAGCCCTGACTCAG ggaagcAGCTGGTGCACTACACGGCGCAGCCCCTGCTCCTGGTGGACCCGGGCTCCGTGGACGTGGGGAGCAGCGACCTGCCGGTGCTCTTCGAGCTCGGGGAGGGCCCCTACTTCTCCGAGGGGGACGACTACACAGACGACCCCACCATCTCCCTGCTGACGGGTTCTGAGCCCCCCAAAGCCAAGGACCCCACTGTCTCCTAG